The following are encoded in a window of Bacillus xiapuensis genomic DNA:
- a CDS encoding DHH family phosphoesterase, producing the protein MKKQIIEKIKAYDTIIIHRHVRPDPDAYGSQGGLAEVIKASFPDKKVYTVGQDEPALRFLRTLDKIGDDVYKGALVIVCDTANQERICDKRYRLGKEWIKIDHHPNEDPYGDLLWVDTAASSVSEMIYELYESGKEDGLKMSDEAARLLFAGIVGDTGRFLYPSTTNRTMEVAGELINYQFDRNELFTRMYERDPKVIKLHGHILQTFRMDASGAAVVTLKKELLEEFGVVPSEASLLVSALGDVKGIKAWVFFIQEADQIRVRLRSKGPVINELAKKYNGGGHPLAAGASVYSWEEAEQVAKDLTKLCAAY; encoded by the coding sequence ATGAAAAAACAAATTATTGAAAAAATCAAGGCATACGACACGATTATCATTCACCGCCATGTGCGCCCCGACCCGGATGCTTACGGATCACAAGGGGGACTGGCAGAGGTGATTAAAGCTTCATTTCCGGATAAAAAAGTATATACGGTCGGGCAGGATGAACCGGCTCTCCGCTTTCTGAGAACGCTGGATAAGATCGGAGATGATGTGTATAAAGGAGCGCTTGTCATCGTTTGTGACACCGCCAATCAGGAAAGAATCTGTGACAAGCGCTACCGTCTAGGAAAGGAATGGATTAAGATCGATCATCATCCGAATGAAGATCCATATGGGGACCTGCTTTGGGTGGACACAGCAGCCAGCTCGGTCAGTGAAATGATTTATGAGCTGTATGAAAGCGGCAAAGAGGACGGGCTAAAAATGAGCGATGAAGCCGCCCGGCTATTGTTTGCCGGCATTGTCGGCGATACGGGCCGCTTTCTTTATCCGAGTACGACCAACCGGACGATGGAAGTAGCCGGGGAGCTGATCAATTATCAATTCGACCGCAATGAGCTATTTACCCGCATGTATGAAAGAGACCCTAAAGTCATCAAATTGCATGGCCATATTTTACAGACGTTTCGCATGGATGCAAGCGGTGCGGCGGTCGTTACTTTAAAGAAAGAGCTGCTTGAAGAATTCGGCGTTGTTCCATCTGAAGCATCGCTGCTTGTCAGCGCCCTTGGCGATGTAAAGGGAATTAAAGCATGGGTCTTTTTCATTCAAGAAGCGGATCAGATTCGTGTCCGCCTGCGCTCAAAGGGCCCCGTCATTAATGAATTGGCGAAGAAATACAATGGCGGAGGTCATCCGCTGGCTGCCGGCGCTTCCGTGTATTCCTGGGAAGAGGCTGAGCAGGTTGCCAAAGATTTGACAAAGCTGTGTGCCGCTTACTAA
- a CDS encoding metal-dependent hydrolase, translated as MKVSYHGHSIVKIKANGKEILIDPFIQGNDITDLKVEEEHPDVIVLTHGHSDHLGDTIELAKRSDSLVIAVNELAVYLSHQGLNTHPMHIGGSYTFDFGKVKFTQAFHGSGLPQEDGTFLYMGMPAGVLLMMEEKTIYHAGDTALFSDMKLIGALHPIDLAFLPIGDNFTMGPDDAAIAAEFLQAKQVVPMHFNTFPPIKQDPHAFIRKLKAKNGRVLEPGEAIEL; from the coding sequence ATGAAAGTATCTTATCATGGACATTCTATCGTGAAGATTAAGGCAAATGGGAAAGAGATTTTGATTGATCCGTTTATTCAGGGAAATGACATAACCGATTTGAAAGTGGAAGAAGAACACCCGGATGTGATCGTGTTAACCCACGGGCATAGTGATCATCTCGGCGATACGATCGAGTTGGCTAAAAGAAGCGATTCGCTTGTGATCGCTGTCAACGAGCTGGCTGTATATTTAAGTCATCAAGGGTTAAATACGCACCCAATGCATATTGGCGGCAGCTATACATTTGACTTCGGCAAGGTGAAATTTACACAGGCCTTCCATGGATCAGGACTGCCTCAAGAGGATGGCACGTTCCTTTATATGGGAATGCCGGCGGGCGTATTGCTGATGATGGAGGAAAAGACGATTTACCATGCCGGTGACACAGCACTTTTCTCGGATATGAAGCTGATCGGAGCCTTGCATCCGATCGACCTTGCTTTCTTGCCAATTGGCGATAATTTCACTATGGGGCCGGATGATGCGGCAATCGCTGCTGAATTCTTGCAGGCGAAGCAAGTAGTGCCGATGCACTTTAATACCTTTCCGCCGATTAAGCAAGATCCGCATGCTTTCATCCGCAAGCTGAAAGCGAAAAACGGCCGGGTGCTTGAGCCGGGTGAAGCGATAGAACTGTAG
- the ytrI gene encoding sporulation membrane protein YtrI codes for MRVPDLHKHPKRKWLLSGAAIGFCLSWLVFLYVYGTLQERQSTIMEIQKNEIRDLRNHLAIWQEEYKELNKQNLHKLTVQEIEITITNYEKYGIEDAQSLFEAKELVKKDLSVLLAKDLDTVYSHKELLRQTIENKTLKINKKHYSLHIKEWLFYTTIQIELELELQGD; via the coding sequence ATGAGAGTGCCTGACCTGCATAAACACCCGAAGCGAAAGTGGCTGCTAAGCGGCGCGGCGATCGGATTTTGCCTGAGCTGGCTTGTTTTTCTTTATGTTTATGGCACTCTTCAGGAAAGACAATCGACGATAATGGAGATCCAAAAAAATGAAATCCGCGACCTGCGCAACCATTTAGCTATCTGGCAAGAGGAATATAAAGAACTGAATAAACAAAACCTGCACAAGCTAACTGTGCAGGAAATTGAAATTACGATTACAAATTACGAAAAGTATGGAATTGAGGACGCTCAAAGCCTATTTGAAGCAAAAGAGCTCGTCAAAAAGGATTTGTCCGTCCTGCTGGCCAAAGATTTAGATACGGTTTACTCTCATAAAGAATTATTGCGGCAAACGATAGAGAATAAGACGCTGAAAATCAACAAGAAACACTATTCCTTGCATATTAAGGAGTGGCTGTTTTATACAACGATTCAGATCGAACTGGAGCTGGAGCTGCAAGGTGATTAG
- a CDS encoding YtrH family sporulation protein: MADTFFHELFKCYFIAFGVLLGGSLIGGIAAFATGKPLYTGISQISENLRIWAIVAAIGGTFDTLSSFERGFLQGETKDLFKQFLLILSAMGGTYTGKLIITWLTGEHIAP, encoded by the coding sequence ATGGCTGACACCTTTTTTCATGAATTATTTAAATGTTATTTCATCGCATTTGGCGTGCTGCTAGGAGGATCACTGATCGGCGGAATAGCGGCATTTGCTACAGGCAAGCCACTATATACCGGCATTTCGCAAATCAGTGAGAATTTGCGGATTTGGGCGATCGTAGCAGCTATTGGCGGGACATTTGATACGCTATCCAGCTTTGAGCGCGGCTTTCTTCAAGGAGAAACGAAGGATTTATTTAAACAGTTTCTTCTCATTTTATCGGCCATGGGCGGCACCTATACCGGAAAGCTCATCATTACTTGGCTGACTGGGGAGCATATCGCCCCATGA
- a CDS encoding CBS domain-containing protein, with the protein MITKHEQILQYIEGLPIGEKISVRQIAKALSVSEGTAYRAIKEAEARGFVSAIERVGTIRIEQKKKENIEKLTFAEVVNIIDGQVLGGRAGLYKTLTKFVIGAMKLEAMMRYTGPGNLLIVGNRTQAHEHALKAGAAVLITGGFDTEEKVKKLADELELPVISTSYDTFTVATMINRAIYDQLIKKEIVLVGDILTPVDQTVSLFVKDTVNDWLEKNRQTLHSRFPVLDHQQKVQGMVTAKDIMGQEKNTAIEKVMTKNPLTVNEKTSVASAAHMMIWEGIELLPVVDEQNRIQGIISRQDVLKALQMTQRQPQVGETINDTIANQLDLSGSKGEEVYKFEVTPQMTNQLGTISYGVFTALVTEAANQAMRSQKKGDIVIENITIYFIKPVQMESLLEIHPKVLEVGRKFGKVDVEVFNNGMLVGKALMMCQVLERNG; encoded by the coding sequence TTGATAACCAAACATGAACAAATTTTGCAGTACATTGAGGGGCTGCCCATCGGTGAAAAAATTTCGGTCAGGCAAATAGCCAAGGCCCTGTCGGTGAGTGAAGGAACCGCTTACCGGGCGATTAAAGAGGCGGAAGCGAGAGGGTTTGTCTCAGCGATTGAGCGAGTAGGCACGATTCGAATAGAACAAAAGAAAAAAGAGAATATAGAAAAGCTCACGTTTGCGGAAGTCGTCAATATCATTGACGGGCAAGTGCTCGGTGGCCGTGCGGGCCTTTACAAAACGCTTACGAAATTTGTGATTGGCGCAATGAAGCTGGAAGCGATGATGAGGTACACCGGGCCTGGGAACCTGCTGATTGTCGGCAATCGGACTCAAGCGCATGAACACGCTCTTAAAGCGGGTGCAGCCGTGCTAATTACCGGCGGGTTTGATACGGAGGAGAAAGTGAAGAAGCTGGCGGATGAACTGGAGCTTCCAGTCATTTCGACTAGCTACGATACTTTCACCGTGGCGACGATGATTAATCGGGCTATTTACGATCAACTAATCAAAAAAGAAATCGTTCTTGTCGGCGACATTCTCACACCTGTTGATCAAACAGTTTCATTATTCGTTAAAGACACAGTGAACGATTGGCTTGAGAAGAACAGACAGACTCTCCATAGCCGTTTTCCCGTACTCGATCACCAGCAAAAAGTGCAGGGGATGGTCACCGCTAAAGACATTATGGGGCAGGAAAAAAACACGGCGATTGAAAAGGTCATGACGAAAAACCCGTTGACCGTGAACGAAAAAACAAGCGTGGCTTCCGCGGCGCATATGATGATTTGGGAAGGGATTGAGCTGCTTCCTGTCGTGGATGAGCAGAACCGCATACAAGGGATTATCAGCCGTCAGGACGTGCTCAAGGCGCTGCAAATGACGCAGCGGCAGCCGCAGGTGGGCGAAACGATCAATGACACCATTGCCAATCAGCTCGATTTATCGGGAAGCAAGGGGGAGGAAGTTTACAAGTTTGAAGTAACGCCGCAAATGACCAATCAACTTGGTACGATTTCTTACGGTGTGTTTACGGCACTTGTGACCGAAGCGGCCAATCAGGCGATGCGCTCCCAAAAAAAAGGCGATATCGTCATTGAAAATATTACGATATATTTTATCAAGCCTGTTCAAATGGAAAGCTTGCTTGAAATACACCCCAAAGTGCTAGAGGTTGGCCGCAAATTCGGTAAAGTCGATGTGGAAGTGTTTAATAATGGCATGCTAGTCGGCAAAGCGCTAATGATGTGTCAAGTGCTTGAACGCAACGGATAA
- a CDS encoding FadR/GntR family transcriptional regulator, which yields MNRSRSKFEEVVGRIRQIIVSDGLLPGDKLPSERELSERLSVARSSVREALRALELLGLIETRRGEGTFLRDFHDHQLVQLLSTFILQNEQKKQDVRRTQQILELGCLSSAIQQPDFDSSWAKVAKSMKSASFSERDFFTSMMDASRNQLLKTIWLIVSDYAASFHQGDRLTANRQAFLQLMEKLKTKNIQEIFEAYKQLG from the coding sequence ATGAACCGTTCCCGTTCAAAATTTGAGGAAGTGGTAGGCCGGATTCGGCAAATCATTGTATCGGACGGTTTGCTTCCCGGTGATAAGCTTCCTTCTGAAAGAGAGCTGTCTGAAAGGCTGTCCGTAGCCCGTTCGTCTGTCAGGGAAGCGCTCCGGGCTTTAGAACTGCTGGGACTGATTGAAACGAGGCGCGGAGAAGGAACGTTTCTCCGCGATTTCCATGATCATCAGCTTGTCCAGCTGCTGAGTACTTTTATTTTGCAAAATGAACAAAAAAAACAGGATGTGAGAAGAACGCAGCAGATTTTAGAGCTGGGCTGTCTATCTTCCGCTATTCAGCAGCCTGATTTTGACTCCAGCTGGGCGAAGGTTGCCAAGAGCATGAAGTCAGCCTCCTTTTCTGAAAGGGATTTTTTTACTTCCATGATGGACGCAAGCCGCAATCAGCTGTTAAAAACCATCTGGCTGATTGTCTCAGATTATGCGGCTTCCTTTCATCAAGGAGACCGTTTGACAGCGAATAGACAGGCATTTCTTCAATTAATGGAAAAATTAAAAACGAAAAACATTCAAGAGATTTTTGAAGCATATAAACAGCTAGGATGA
- a CDS encoding YtpI family protein — MPFLVFVIVLSFSFYIVYKVQYVRSRRPMEKKWLSAKSSMALGLFVGCFGINTLFIQQSAVAYIVAALFSIVGFASVWAGYKAYRHFLPYARKEAEELNH; from the coding sequence ATGCCTTTTTTAGTGTTTGTGATCGTTTTGTCTTTTTCTTTTTATATTGTATACAAAGTTCAATATGTCAGAAGCAGACGCCCGATGGAAAAGAAGTGGCTATCTGCCAAATCCAGCATGGCGCTCGGCCTCTTCGTCGGCTGCTTTGGCATCAATACACTATTTATTCAGCAATCAGCGGTTGCCTATATTGTGGCTGCCCTGTTTTCAATCGTCGGATTTGCCAGCGTTTGGGCCGGCTATAAGGCGTATCGCCACTTCCTTCCTTACGCTCGGAAGGAAGCGGAAGAATTAAATCATTAG
- a CDS encoding NAD(P)-dependent malic enzyme, whose amino-acid sequence MSNREEALHMHKINQGKLSTGVKTAVKNARDLSLAYSPGVAEPCKEIYEKPETVYDYTIKGNTVAVVSDGTAVLGLGNIGPEAAMPVMEGKAVLFKSFAGVDAFPICLNTNDADKIVEAVKLMAPTFGGVNLEDIAAPNCFVIEERLKKETNIPVFHDDQHGTAIVTVAGLLNALKLTGRKMTDIKVVANGAGAAGIAIIKLLFSYGVRDIIMCDSRGAIYEGRSEGMNPVKEEVAKFTNKAKEAGKLADVIKGADIFIGVSVAEALTKEMVQTMNPEPIIFAMANPTPEIMPEEAKMAGAKVIGTGRSDFPNQINNVLAFPGIFRGALDVRATHINESMKQAAVEAIASLIDEKELHSDYVIPGPFDPRVAPAVAAAVAKAAMETGVARLKVDPEEVRERTMQLSMIGKGE is encoded by the coding sequence ATGTCCAATAGAGAAGAAGCTTTACATATGCACAAAATCAATCAGGGAAAGCTATCCACAGGCGTTAAGACGGCGGTGAAGAACGCTCGGGATTTAAGTTTAGCGTATTCCCCGGGAGTGGCCGAACCTTGTAAGGAAATTTATGAAAAGCCGGAAACGGTTTATGATTATACAATTAAAGGAAATACTGTAGCGGTCGTATCTGATGGAACGGCTGTATTGGGGCTCGGCAACATCGGCCCTGAAGCAGCTATGCCAGTGATGGAAGGCAAAGCAGTTCTATTCAAGAGCTTCGCTGGCGTCGATGCTTTTCCGATTTGTTTGAACACAAATGATGCTGACAAGATCGTGGAAGCGGTGAAGCTGATGGCGCCTACTTTCGGCGGCGTCAACTTAGAAGACATTGCCGCTCCTAATTGCTTTGTGATTGAAGAACGCTTGAAGAAAGAAACAAATATTCCTGTCTTCCATGATGATCAGCACGGAACGGCAATCGTAACAGTAGCTGGCTTATTAAATGCGCTTAAACTGACGGGCAGAAAGATGACGGATATTAAGGTGGTAGCCAACGGAGCAGGCGCAGCCGGTATTGCCATCATCAAGTTATTATTCAGTTACGGCGTGCGAGATATTATTATGTGCGACTCGCGCGGCGCTATTTATGAAGGCCGTTCTGAAGGCATGAATCCTGTGAAAGAGGAGGTAGCAAAATTTACCAACAAAGCCAAGGAAGCAGGCAAGCTGGCAGATGTTATTAAAGGAGCGGATATATTCATCGGCGTCTCAGTAGCGGAAGCCTTAACGAAAGAAATGGTTCAAACGATGAATCCGGAACCGATTATTTTTGCTATGGCCAATCCAACCCCGGAAATTATGCCGGAAGAGGCGAAAATGGCCGGCGCTAAGGTCATTGGTACGGGCCGCTCCGACTTCCCGAATCAAATCAATAATGTCCTGGCCTTTCCGGGAATATTCCGGGGAGCGCTTGATGTGCGGGCAACTCACATTAATGAGAGCATGAAACAAGCAGCAGTAGAAGCGATTGCGAGCTTAATTGATGAAAAAGAGCTGCATTCGGATTACGTGATTCCTGGGCCGTTTGATCCGCGCGTGGCACCGGCTGTAGCGGCAGCCGTGGCTAAGGCCGCTATGGAAACGGGTGTGGCCCGATTAAAGGTGGATCCGGAAGAGGTTCGTGAGCGGACTATGCAGCTTTCAATGATTGGAAAAGGTGAATAA
- the dnaE gene encoding DNA polymerase III subunit alpha: MISMYTHLQIQTAYSLLSSTLSISKLVAKGKELGYKALAIADRNVMYGVVPFYRACKEANIKPVIGMTADVQSERMEGRSFPLVLLARNNTGYQNLLKISSVIQTKAKDGIPVKWLRGYSAGLFAFTPGQDGEIEQLLQEDHAKAEEAAVFFQQLFEPGAFFLSLQRHGKEGEEAVNQGMKRLSGKLKIPLLVSHRVRYLTKDEAFAYQCLQAIRDGEKLSGSEPDGEPSHYLTSADEMAALFPDEAEALARTAHVAEACDVELPFGRRLLPKYPHTGEKSSSECLKALCIKGLEEAGVASNPEYQQRLHYELETIERMGFSDYFLIVWDFMSFARNEGILTGPGRGSAAGSLVAYALGITAVDPLRYGLLFERFLNPERVTMPDIDLDFPDHRRDEVIQYVARTYGELHAAQIVTFGTLSAKAVMRDVARVFGFSAKEMDRLSGLLPSRPGCTLEQAYTESAALREWAGQTDRNQKLFQTALILEGLPRHTSTHAAGMVITEQPLTELIAIQEGHEGVFLTQFPMDTLEELGLLKIDLLGLRNLTLLERILKSIAYSAGKKIDLKNIPLQDRETFRLLGEGKTAGIFQLESDGMRKVLMKLQPTHFEDIVAVNALYRPGPMENIPAYIDRKHGRKPVEFPHPDLKDILEPTYGVLIYQEQIMQIASRLAGFSLGEADLLRRAVSKKKREVLEKERKHFISGAKQNGYSEATAEQIYHLIVQFANYGFNRSHAVAYSYLAYQLAYLKAHYPADFMAALLSSAIGNEKKIAVYMAEARNMGLQVLPPSINKSHYPFKCDEKGIRYSLAAIKGIGASVLKAILSAREQGPFSDLFDFCLRVPLKVVNRKAMEALVFAGAFDEFGKDRATLLASLDVAMDHAELAQPKEGEPGLLWDEEFFPKPKYMEVEPIPVEEKLAFEKEVLGLYLSDHPVSLYKEVFNELGAAPIGSLSAGQRKTAIGALVNEVKAIRTKKGENMAFLRFSDASGEIEGVVFPEVYRKSSHWLTKGEILYVEGDTEERNGRRQFIVRAVCGLKEAKALSEERKRILFIKIPVSPDEHLVLEDVHRVLNRFRGSTPVIIHYERSRKTVKLREKSWVKPAGELIQELAQVLGEEYVVLK, from the coding sequence ATGATCTCGATGTATACTCATCTGCAAATTCAGACAGCCTATAGCTTGCTCTCTAGTACGTTGTCCATCAGCAAGCTAGTCGCCAAAGGCAAAGAGCTTGGCTACAAGGCGCTTGCTATTGCGGACCGCAATGTCATGTATGGTGTCGTGCCCTTTTATCGGGCCTGTAAAGAAGCAAATATCAAGCCGGTTATCGGGATGACGGCTGATGTGCAAAGTGAGCGGATGGAAGGGCGCTCCTTTCCGCTCGTCTTGCTGGCAAGAAACAACACAGGTTATCAAAATTTATTGAAAATTTCCAGCGTGATTCAGACAAAAGCGAAAGACGGCATTCCTGTTAAATGGCTGAGGGGCTACTCCGCTGGTTTATTTGCTTTCACGCCCGGTCAGGACGGTGAAATCGAACAGCTGCTTCAAGAGGATCACGCGAAGGCGGAAGAAGCGGCTGTTTTTTTTCAGCAGCTGTTTGAACCAGGTGCTTTCTTTCTATCTTTGCAGCGTCATGGCAAAGAAGGAGAAGAAGCGGTGAATCAAGGAATGAAGCGATTAAGCGGCAAGTTGAAGATCCCTCTCCTCGTCAGTCACCGCGTCCGTTATTTAACAAAGGACGAAGCGTTTGCCTATCAGTGTCTCCAAGCGATTCGCGACGGAGAGAAGCTTTCGGGCAGTGAGCCGGATGGGGAGCCGTCGCATTATCTGACCTCAGCGGATGAAATGGCCGCTCTCTTTCCGGACGAGGCGGAGGCGCTCGCGCGGACAGCTCACGTGGCGGAGGCTTGCGACGTGGAGCTTCCGTTTGGCCGTCGCTTGCTACCGAAGTATCCTCATACCGGAGAGAAATCCTCCAGCGAATGCTTGAAGGCGCTCTGTATTAAAGGTCTTGAGGAGGCGGGGGTGGCCTCGAACCCCGAATATCAGCAACGGTTGCATTACGAGTTAGAAACGATTGAACGAATGGGATTCAGCGATTATTTTCTTATTGTTTGGGATTTTATGAGTTTTGCTCGGAACGAGGGGATCTTAACCGGACCGGGACGGGGATCGGCGGCTGGTTCACTTGTTGCCTATGCTCTCGGTATTACAGCGGTGGACCCGCTGCGCTACGGTCTGTTGTTTGAAAGATTTTTAAATCCTGAGCGGGTGACGATGCCGGATATTGATCTGGATTTTCCAGATCATCGGCGCGATGAAGTGATTCAATATGTAGCGCGCACATACGGAGAGCTTCATGCGGCACAAATAGTAACATTCGGCACCCTGTCAGCAAAAGCAGTCATGCGCGATGTAGCGCGGGTGTTTGGATTTTCCGCGAAGGAGATGGACAGGCTTTCTGGGCTGTTGCCGTCGCGCCCCGGCTGTACACTAGAGCAAGCGTACACAGAGTCGGCGGCTCTCCGGGAATGGGCAGGCCAGACGGACAGGAACCAAAAGCTGTTCCAGACCGCGTTAATACTGGAGGGCTTACCTCGCCACACCTCAACTCACGCAGCCGGAATGGTAATTACAGAACAGCCGCTAACAGAGCTGATAGCGATTCAGGAGGGGCATGAAGGGGTATTCTTGACGCAATTTCCAATGGATACCTTAGAAGAGCTAGGTCTATTGAAAATTGATTTGCTTGGTTTGCGCAACTTAACTCTTTTGGAAAGAATCCTGAAGTCGATTGCTTATTCAGCAGGAAAAAAAATCGATTTGAAGAATATACCTTTACAAGATCGAGAAACCTTCCGCTTGCTTGGAGAAGGAAAGACGGCCGGCATTTTTCAGCTGGAATCTGATGGGATGCGGAAAGTGCTGATGAAGCTGCAGCCGACTCATTTTGAAGACATTGTCGCTGTCAATGCGCTATATCGGCCGGGACCGATGGAGAACATTCCCGCATACATTGACCGCAAGCACGGGCGAAAGCCGGTCGAATTTCCCCATCCGGATTTAAAAGATATATTGGAGCCAACCTATGGCGTGCTCATTTATCAAGAGCAAATTATGCAGATTGCCTCAAGGCTTGCCGGCTTTTCATTGGGGGAAGCCGATCTCTTGCGCAGAGCGGTCAGCAAGAAGAAAAGGGAAGTGCTGGAGAAGGAAAGAAAGCATTTCATCAGCGGCGCGAAGCAAAACGGGTACAGCGAAGCGACGGCTGAACAGATCTATCATTTGATCGTCCAGTTCGCTAATTATGGATTTAACCGGAGCCACGCAGTTGCTTACAGCTATTTAGCCTATCAGCTTGCCTATTTGAAAGCGCATTATCCCGCTGACTTTATGGCTGCTTTGCTGTCATCGGCGATTGGAAATGAAAAGAAGATCGCTGTATACATGGCAGAAGCGAGGAATATGGGCTTGCAAGTGCTGCCCCCGTCCATTAACAAAAGCCATTATCCGTTCAAGTGTGATGAAAAAGGAATTCGCTACAGCTTAGCAGCGATTAAAGGGATAGGAGCGAGTGTTCTAAAAGCGATTTTGTCCGCGAGAGAACAAGGACCTTTCTCTGACTTATTTGATTTTTGTCTGAGGGTGCCGTTAAAAGTTGTCAATCGGAAAGCGATGGAGGCGCTTGTTTTCGCGGGAGCTTTTGATGAATTTGGAAAGGATCGGGCCACGCTGTTAGCGAGCTTGGATGTGGCGATGGATCATGCCGAGCTGGCGCAGCCTAAAGAAGGAGAGCCTGGTCTTTTGTGGGATGAGGAATTTTTTCCAAAACCTAAATATATGGAAGTAGAGCCGATTCCAGTAGAGGAAAAGCTAGCCTTCGAAAAGGAAGTATTAGGATTATATTTATCGGATCATCCAGTGTCTCTCTACAAAGAAGTCTTTAATGAATTGGGTGCCGCACCGATTGGCAGCCTCTCTGCCGGTCAGCGCAAGACAGCCATCGGTGCGCTTGTCAATGAAGTGAAAGCCATTCGGACGAAGAAAGGTGAGAACATGGCGTTTCTCCGTTTTTCGGATGCGAGCGGCGAAATAGAAGGCGTTGTTTTTCCCGAGGTTTACCGCAAGTCATCACACTGGCTTACAAAAGGGGAAATTCTCTATGTAGAAGGGGATACAGAGGAGAGAAATGGGCGCAGGCAATTTATTGTGCGCGCGGTTTGCGGGCTTAAAGAAGCCAAGGCATTATCCGAGGAAAGGAAAAGGATATTATTTATTAAAATTCCAGTCTCGCCAGATGAACATCTGGTCCTGGAAGATGTTCACCGGGTACTCAACCGTTTCCGCGGCAGCACACCGGTCATTATTCACTATGAAAGAAGCAGAAAAACCGTGAAATTACGGGAGAAAAGCTGGGTGAAACCAGCCGGGGAATTAATTCAAGAACTTGCTCAAGTTTTAGGAGAAGAGTATGTCGTATTAAAATAA
- the accD gene encoding acetyl-CoA carboxylase, carboxyltransferase subunit beta: protein MIKDLFNKQKPKKKKYATIPSEASKQDVPEGIMQKCPKCKKILYKKELKKNMHVCLQCGHHFGMNAFERQKSFIDDGTFQELDADLLSTNPLSFPGYLEKIQKDREKTHLNEAIVTGAGKVGGFDVVVAIMDSGFRMGSMGSVVGEKIARAIEEADRRKVPFIIFTASGGARMQEGVLSLMQMAKTSVALKRFSDHGGLIISIMTHPTTGGVSASFASLGDYNFAEPGALIGFAGRRIIEQTIREKLPEDFQTAEFLLKHGQLDAVIHRHDLKEKISLLLDIHQSGGELS, encoded by the coding sequence TTGATTAAAGACTTATTCAATAAACAAAAACCAAAAAAGAAAAAGTATGCCACCATTCCTTCAGAAGCGAGCAAGCAGGACGTACCTGAAGGGATCATGCAGAAATGTCCTAAGTGCAAAAAGATTTTGTATAAGAAAGAATTAAAGAAAAACATGCATGTCTGCTTGCAATGCGGCCACCATTTTGGAATGAATGCTTTTGAGCGCCAAAAGTCTTTTATTGATGACGGGACTTTTCAGGAGCTGGATGCCGATTTACTCTCTACCAACCCGCTTAGCTTTCCAGGGTATTTAGAAAAGATACAGAAAGATCGTGAAAAAACGCATTTAAACGAAGCGATCGTAACAGGCGCAGGAAAAGTTGGCGGGTTCGATGTAGTCGTGGCGATTATGGATTCAGGCTTCCGCATGGGGAGCATGGGATCTGTTGTCGGTGAAAAAATTGCCCGAGCGATTGAAGAAGCGGACCGGCGGAAGGTGCCGTTTATTATTTTTACGGCCTCCGGCGGCGCCCGCATGCAAGAAGGAGTTCTCTCTTTAATGCAAATGGCGAAAACGAGTGTGGCATTGAAGCGCTTCAGCGATCACGGGGGATTAATTATTTCTATTATGACACACCCAACGACAGGCGGCGTGTCCGCAAGCTTTGCGTCATTGGGCGACTATAACTTTGCAGAACCGGGCGCTCTTATTGGCTTTGCCGGCAGACGGATTATTGAGCAAACGATCCGCGAAAAGCTTCCGGAGGATTTCCAGACGGCTGAATTTTTGCTGAAGCACGGTCAATTAGATGCTGTCATTCATCGTCATGATTTAAAAGAGAAAATCAGTTTACTATTAGATATTCATCAATCGGGTGGTGAGCTTTCATGA